The Alkalihalophilus pseudofirmus nucleotide sequence TGCGAGATTTAACGATATGGTCTGCCCTTGGAAGCGTAAAAATAGATCTGTCAAAAGCAATGATTTCAGAAGGTGAGACCATTATTGTTATTCAAGCATTTATTGGAGAGGTCAATGTGTATGTCCCGGATGATTTAACAGTAGCCGTTCAAGCCTCTTCTCTTGCAGGAGAATTAACTGTTTTTCATGAGAAACATTCAGGTATTAATCAGCAAGTGAGTCTGGCACCTTCTCAATACAAGCAGTCAAAAAGAAGAGTGAAGCTGGTCATATCAATGGCACTTGGGGAAGTGACGGTGAGAAGGATATGAAAATGAGACTTGCCCGCCTTCTCTGGCAGTTTATCCGTCATAATGTGTTCTTAGCTCTTTTAATGACCATCTTTGCAGCTTTTTTGTTAACGTATCAAGAACCGAGAGGACTTCTTTTATTAATTGATCTCCGATTAATTGAAATTCCTCTTTTTGTCTGGCTGATAGCGACGTTTTTACTTGTTGGCATCATAGCAGGCGTCATTCAAGCTCTGCCTTTAAAAAGGAGAATTGATGAAGTCGTGCATGGAGCCATGCGTTATGAGAGAGGTACTTTTTCTCATCGACTCACAGAACAAGGAGCCGATGAGCTGACTGAGCTTGCAGTCCGGATGAACCGGATGGCTGCTCAAATTGAAGAGCAAATCGCTTCACTTCAAAGGCTTTCTACAGAAAGAGTTAAGATGCAGGATACCGTCAAGAAGGCTGCTGTCACAGAAGAGAGACAGCGTTTAGCAAGGGAGCTTCATGATGCTGTGAGCCAGCAGTTATTTGCGATCTCCATGATGACTGCTGCGTTAAGGTCGAGTGATGAAAAACAGGAAGAACAGTTAGAAATGGTAGAAAAGATGGCGAACACCGCTCAAGCTGAGATGCGTGCACTATTGCTCCATTTACGTCCTGCTCACCTAGAAGGGAAAAGCTTAGAAGAGGGAGCGGGGCAGCTGTTTTTAGAATTAGAAAAAAAGCATGATGTAGAAGTAAGTTTCCTCGTTGATATTGATTCAGACCTGCCACAAGGGATAGAGGATCAAATGTATCGTTTGATTCAAGAA carries:
- a CDS encoding HAMP domain-containing sensor histidine kinase yields the protein MKMRLARLLWQFIRHNVFLALLMTIFAAFLLTYQEPRGLLLLIDLRLIEIPLFVWLIATFLLVGIIAGVIQALPLKRRIDEVVHGAMRYERGTFSHRLTEQGADELTELAVRMNRMAAQIEEQIASLQRLSTERVKMQDTVKKAAVTEERQRLARELHDAVSQQLFAISMMTAALRSSDEKQEEQLEMVEKMANTAQAEMRALLLHLRPAHLEGKSLEEGAGQLFLELEKKHDVEVSFLVDIDSDLPQGIEDQMYRLIQEAISNILRHSEANAVEFLLKEMPQEIIMKIIDNGVGFKVDDISHESYGLQTMKERMNDIGGVLNIVSVPLQGTQLEVKIPIAWKGKEKDEHKGERNGEQPGESTLSG